A single genomic interval of Armatimonadota bacterium harbors:
- a CDS encoding L-lactate permease produces the protein MPADPWRPALAGLPLVFLLLALLRWRWPGTHAGGAALVVTAVTALGAFGLSPGALAVALGRAVILSLDVLLIIWTALLLYQLVEATGAVRGIRDAVAALTEDHILQLLIIGVAFASFLQGVQGFGVPVAVTAPLLLGLGFAPLEAAAAPLVGHSWAVTTGTLASALQALRAVTGLPVRPMAAWIGVLLGLAAVLTCFAVVHLHAGWRPMRRAFGAILAMGLVMAGSTSSSSSAATGRWPRPWPAWRPWRWASSWRASSAGAAPACSGCSRSGLRPKGGGNRPGRGPRTSPRCRSTWPSCPTTC, from the coding sequence ATGCCCGCGGACCCCTGGCGACCGGCGCTGGCCGGCCTGCCCCTGGTGTTCCTGCTGCTGGCCCTCCTCCGGTGGCGCTGGCCCGGGACCCATGCGGGGGGAGCGGCGCTCGTTGTGACCGCCGTCACCGCGCTCGGCGCCTTCGGGCTGTCCCCGGGCGCGCTGGCCGTGGCGCTGGGCCGCGCCGTCATCCTGAGCCTGGACGTCCTGCTCATCATCTGGACGGCACTCCTGCTGTACCAGCTCGTGGAGGCGACCGGCGCCGTCCGCGGGATCCGCGACGCCGTCGCCGCGCTGACCGAAGATCACATCCTGCAGCTGCTCATCATCGGGGTAGCCTTCGCCTCGTTCCTGCAGGGGGTGCAGGGATTCGGGGTGCCGGTGGCGGTCACCGCCCCACTGCTGCTGGGCCTGGGCTTCGCGCCGCTGGAGGCCGCGGCCGCGCCGCTGGTGGGACATTCCTGGGCGGTGACGACCGGAACGCTGGCCTCCGCCCTGCAGGCCCTGCGCGCCGTGACCGGCCTCCCCGTCCGGCCGATGGCGGCCTGGATCGGCGTCCTGCTGGGCCTGGCCGCCGTGCTGACCTGCTTTGCCGTCGTGCACCTCCACGCCGGCTGGCGGCCGATGCGCCGCGCCTTTGGGGCGATCCTCGCCATGGGGCTCGTCATGGCGGGGTCCACCTCATCGTCATCCTCAGCGGCAACTGGACGGTGGCCTCGTCCGTGGCCGGCATGGCGGCCCTGGCGCTGGGCATCCAGCTGGCGCGCCTCGTCCGCAGGCGCGGCCCCGGCCTGTTCGGGCTGCTCCCGCAGTGGCCTCCGCCCGAAGGGCGGCGGGAACCGCCCCGGGCGAGGCCCGCGGACGTCTCCCCGATGTCGTTCCACCTGGCCTTCCTGCCCTACTACCTGCTGA
- a CDS encoding tripartite tricarboxylate transporter permease, whose translation MDLFSVFGNLLYGLGVALTPTNLTVAFVGLILGTAIGVLPGLGGTNGIALLLPLTFNLPPTSAIILLASVYWGALFGGAITSILFNIPGEPWSVATTFDGHPLAQQGKPGIALTAAFTSSFLGAAVSIVLFTFFAPPLAEWALRFGPPENFAVLLLAFATFTGLGGGDPAKALFMTGLGLLLSTVGFDIVSGQPRMNFGFVELQSGVSFIVIAIGLFGLGEIFLTVEEGLRLRGIAGRVGFRDLWEMWRMLPRFWATIVRGTILGFWIGVLPGTGATPASFMSYGLAKQFSKHPERFGKGEVEGVVAPETAAHAAGIGALLPMITLGIPGSPTAAVMLAGFFIWGLNPGALLFQTQREFVWGLIGSMYITNVLGVLIVLTMVPVFAAINRIPFGVLAPLIVILSSIGAFAVNNQVLDLWIMLGSGVLGYVFKKLKYPLAPLVVALVLGDMTEQALRQSLIMGQGSLLIFVTRPIALTFLLAGLFLFLLPLVRGLRGRRPRAPEPVTAG comes from the coding sequence CTCCTCTACGGCCTCGGCGTGGCGCTCACGCCGACGAATCTCACCGTCGCGTTCGTCGGCCTCATCCTCGGCACGGCCATCGGCGTGCTGCCCGGGCTGGGCGGGACCAACGGCATCGCCCTGCTGCTGCCGTTGACCTTCAACCTCCCGCCGACCTCGGCGATCATCCTGCTGGCGTCGGTCTACTGGGGGGCGCTCTTCGGCGGAGCGATCACCTCCATCCTGTTCAACATTCCGGGCGAGCCCTGGTCGGTGGCCACGACCTTCGACGGCCATCCCCTGGCCCAGCAGGGGAAGCCCGGCATCGCCCTGACGGCCGCCTTCACCTCGTCCTTCCTCGGTGCGGCCGTGTCCATCGTCCTGTTCACCTTCTTCGCCCCGCCGCTGGCGGAGTGGGCGCTGCGGTTCGGTCCACCGGAGAACTTCGCGGTGCTGCTGCTGGCCTTTGCCACCTTCACCGGCCTGGGCGGCGGCGATCCGGCCAAGGCGCTCTTCATGACCGGGCTGGGGCTGCTCCTCAGCACCGTCGGTTTCGACATCGTCAGCGGCCAGCCGCGGATGAACTTCGGATTCGTCGAGTTGCAGAGCGGCGTCAGCTTCATCGTCATTGCCATCGGGCTGTTCGGTCTCGGCGAGATCTTCCTCACGGTCGAGGAGGGGCTCCGCCTGCGGGGGATCGCCGGACGGGTCGGGTTCCGCGACCTGTGGGAGATGTGGCGGATGCTTCCCCGCTTCTGGGCGACGATCGTGCGCGGAACCATTTTGGGGTTCTGGATCGGCGTGCTGCCGGGGACCGGGGCCACCCCGGCCTCATTCATGAGTTACGGGCTGGCCAAGCAGTTCAGCAAGCACCCGGAGCGCTTCGGCAAAGGAGAGGTCGAAGGGGTGGTGGCCCCGGAAACCGCGGCGCACGCCGCGGGGATCGGGGCCCTGTTGCCCATGATCACGCTGGGCATCCCGGGTTCGCCCACTGCCGCGGTCATGCTGGCCGGGTTCTTCATCTGGGGGTTGAACCCCGGGGCGCTGCTGTTTCAGACGCAGCGGGAGTTCGTCTGGGGGCTCATCGGTTCCATGTACATCACGAACGTGCTCGGCGTGCTCATCGTGCTGACGATGGTGCCGGTGTTCGCGGCGATCAACCGCATCCCGTTCGGCGTCCTGGCCCCGCTCATCGTCATCCTCTCCAGCATCGGCGCCTTCGCCGTAAACAACCAGGTGCTGGATCTGTGGATCATGCTCGGCTCCGGGGTCCTGGGCTATGTGTTCAAGAAGTTGAAGTATCCCCTTGCCCCCCTGGTGGTCGCACTGGTTCTCGGCGACATGACCGAGCAGGCGCTGCGTCAGAGCCTGATCATGGGGCAGGGGTCGCTACTGATCTTCGTCACCCGTCCGATTGCCCTCACCTTCCTCCTGGCGGGCCTGTTCCTCTTCCTCCTGCCGCTGGTCCGCGGTCTGCGCGGACGCCGCCCGCGCGCTCCGGAGCCGGTCACAGCGGGCTGA